AGCTGGAGGAGCAAGAAGAAGCTGAAACGCAGTGGTTTGAAGGCACCATAATTACCCTTAGTGAAGGTGAGGAAAATTCAAGCCCTTGGGTGATGACTCTGGAAGGCATAGAGGGTGAGGTTATGGTGTATGTAACCGAAGTGGAAGGCACGCCGGTGTTTGGAGCGCGTGCCGAAATTGAAGGCGTTTTGATAGGCAACATCATTGAAGATGCCAGGGCAGAGATTGAGGAAGAAGAGGAAGAAGAGAGTTAGGTTTTCTGGGTCGGGCGCACGGTTTGAGATATAACTCCATATAGCTCCGGCCGCCGGTCCTCTATGTTATCTATCTCCCACTCTCCTGGTATGAAAACCCGATGCTTCTGCCGTGCTGCGTCCAGATTAACCTCGCCGTATACGATTTCCTCTTTATCGGGACTGGCGAGACTCAAGACTTCACCGGTAACGTCAACAACGTTGCTCAGGCCAGCAAAGGTGAAGCCCCTCTCGGTGCCAACACGGTCGGACAACACCACATGAATCTTATTTTCAATGGTTCTGGCTCTGGCTACGCAATTAAGTGCCTCGCCACGACCCTGGGGGAAATTCGTGGAGAGAACTACTATATCCGCACCCAACAGCGTCATTATTCGGGCACTTTCGGGAAAGAGAATATCGTAGCAAATATGCATACCTATTTTGCCAA
This region of Chloroflexota bacterium genomic DNA includes:
- a CDS encoding carbon-nitrogen hydrolase family protein; translated protein: MKVAAVQTDPKLMQNKDNMASMIKAVKSAADNKANLVVFPECHLTGYVFKSRQEALPFAETIPGPSTEELIPLCKQLNVYVIFGLLEKADDKLFNALAFVGPEGLVGSYRKIHLPFLGIDRFVDKGGRPFQVYSTPIGKIGMHICYDILFPESARIMTLLGADIVVLSTNFPQGRGEALNCVARARTIENKIHVVLSDRVGTERGFTFAGLSNVVDVTGEVLSLASPDKEEIVYGEVNLDAARQKHRVFIPGEWEIDNIEDRRPELYGVISQTVRPTQKT